In Xylanibacter ruminicola 23, a single genomic region encodes these proteins:
- a CDS encoding glycoside hydrolase family 3 C-terminal domain-containing protein: MKRLLTTCLLATTFTMTTNAQVQLRADNIDEVIKAMTLEEKAKLLVGGANNFFSDNAVVGGEADLVAGAAGTSPAIPRLGIPATVLTDGPAGVRIDPTRKGSDKTYYATAFPIGSCLASTWNTDLVNKVGQAIGNETKEYRCDVILGPGMNLHRNPLCGRNFEYYSEDPLLTGKIAAAYIQGVQSQGAGVSAKHFAINSQETDRTAVDERVSQRAARELYLRGFEIAVRESNPWTVMSSYNQINGQYSMGNRDLLTKILREDWGFKGIVMTDWIGIREGLPTITEVQAGNDLMEPGQPAQVNEIIEGVKSGKLDIADVDRNVRRMLEYIVKTPSFKKYPASNNPDFVAHAAITRQSANEGIVLLKNNGTLPWKNGNIKTVALFGENSYDFLSGGTGSGCVHPPYVVDMLEGLKNAGIKSSETLTDIYRKYIEFARVKFQAERHPAKWYQNEYFGQQKYPEIGLDPICVNKEVNGADAAIITIGRQAGEGVDRDINTEFNLNAEERALITNVCNAFHAAGKPVIVIINSGSVIETASWSGYPDAILCAWQPGMEGGNSIADLLTGKVNPSGKLTMTWPIAATDHASTKNFPGQIDDYSLQQMIGNKTPIPGHAYTNHEEDIYVGYRYFDTFGRDVAYPFGFGLSYTTFAFSKPVVKAKGKDAVEVSITVKNTGSVSGKEVAQVYVKAPKGNLEKPAQELKAFAKSRELKPGESEVLTMTIPVRMLASFDEANSQWLTEAGTYTFCIGNSSRNIAATATLKLGEYTEKTTNALAPQHKLNLLKQ; the protein is encoded by the coding sequence ATGAAGAGATTACTAACAACTTGCTTATTAGCAACAACATTCACAATGACAACAAATGCTCAAGTACAGCTCCGCGCCGATAATATCGACGAGGTAATCAAGGCTATGACCCTTGAAGAGAAAGCCAAACTACTGGTTGGCGGTGCTAACAACTTTTTCAGTGACAATGCCGTCGTAGGTGGCGAGGCCGACCTGGTGGCTGGTGCTGCAGGTACATCGCCTGCCATCCCACGTCTGGGCATTCCTGCCACAGTGCTGACCGATGGTCCTGCCGGCGTGCGTATCGACCCGACACGTAAGGGAAGCGACAAGACCTATTATGCCACAGCCTTCCCTATCGGCTCGTGCCTGGCTTCGACCTGGAACACCGACTTGGTGAACAAGGTGGGACAGGCTATTGGTAATGAGACCAAGGAGTATCGCTGCGACGTGATTCTGGGTCCTGGTATGAACCTGCATCGCAATCCCCTGTGCGGACGTAACTTTGAGTACTACTCGGAGGACCCTCTGCTGACAGGTAAGATTGCAGCAGCCTACATACAGGGTGTGCAGAGCCAAGGTGCCGGTGTGAGTGCCAAGCACTTTGCCATCAACTCACAGGAGACCGACCGTACCGCTGTAGATGAGCGCGTGAGTCAGCGTGCTGCCCGCGAGCTGTATCTGCGTGGTTTCGAGATAGCCGTACGCGAGAGTAACCCTTGGACCGTGATGTCGTCGTACAACCAGATTAACGGTCAGTACTCGATGGGTAACCGCGACCTGCTGACCAAGATCCTGCGCGAGGACTGGGGCTTTAAGGGTATCGTGATGACCGACTGGATTGGTATTCGCGAAGGTCTGCCTACCATCACTGAGGTACAGGCCGGTAACGACCTGATGGAGCCAGGACAGCCTGCACAGGTGAACGAGATTATCGAGGGTGTAAAGAGCGGTAAGCTCGACATCGCCGATGTGGATCGTAACGTGCGTCGCATGCTGGAGTATATCGTGAAGACCCCAAGCTTCAAGAAGTATCCTGCCTCTAACAATCCCGACTTTGTGGCGCATGCCGCCATCACCCGTCAGAGTGCCAACGAGGGTATCGTACTGCTGAAGAACAACGGTACACTGCCTTGGAAGAACGGCAACATTAAGACCGTGGCCCTGTTTGGTGAGAACTCATACGACTTCCTGAGCGGTGGTACCGGTTCGGGTTGTGTTCACCCACCTTATGTGGTTGACATGCTGGAGGGTTTGAAGAATGCCGGCATCAAATCGAGCGAGACTCTCACTGACATCTATCGCAAGTATATCGAGTTTGCAAGAGTAAAATTCCAGGCTGAGCGTCATCCTGCCAAGTGGTACCAGAACGAGTACTTCGGACAGCAGAAATATCCTGAGATCGGTCTGGATCCTATCTGTGTAAATAAGGAGGTGAATGGTGCCGATGCAGCTATCATCACCATCGGTCGTCAGGCTGGTGAGGGTGTGGATCGCGACATCAACACCGAGTTCAACCTGAACGCTGAGGAGCGTGCCCTGATTACAAATGTGTGCAACGCTTTCCACGCTGCAGGCAAACCTGTGATTGTAATCATCAACTCGGGTAGTGTGATTGAGACTGCCTCATGGAGTGGTTATCCCGATGCCATCCTGTGCGCTTGGCAGCCTGGTATGGAGGGTGGTAACTCGATTGCCGACCTGCTGACTGGTAAGGTGAATCCTTCGGGTAAGCTGACCATGACATGGCCTATTGCTGCAACTGATCATGCATCGACCAAGAACTTCCCTGGACAGATTGACGACTACTCGCTGCAGCAGATGATTGGTAACAAGACCCCAATCCCTGGACATGCCTACACCAACCATGAGGAGGATATCTACGTAGGTTATCGCTATTTCGACACCTTTGGTCGCGATGTGGCTTACCCATTCGGATTCGGACTGAGCTACACCACCTTCGCCTTCTCAAAGCCTGTAGTAAAGGCCAAGGGTAAGGATGCTGTTGAGGTGAGCATCACCGTTAAGAACACCGGTAGCGTTAGTGGTAAGGAGGTGGCTCAGGTATATGTGAAGGCTCCTAAGGGCAACCTGGAGAAGCCTGCACAGGAGCTGAAGGCCTTTGCCAAGAGTCGTGAGTTAAAGCCTGGCGAGAGCGAGGTGCTGACCATGACCATCCCTGTACGCATGCTGGCCAGCTTTGACGAGGCTAACAGTCAGTGGTTGACCGAGGCTGGTACCTATACCTTCTGTATAGGAAATAGCAGCCGCAACATTGCTGCGACTGCTACACTTAAGTTAGGTGAATATACCGAAAAGACTACGAATGCACTGGCACCTCAGCACAAACTGAATCTGCTGAAGCAGTAA
- a CDS encoding polysaccharide deacetylase family protein codes for MFIEQPAIYLRWLYPRAYWRMDRRVKAVYLTFDDGPIPEATPFILDTLKEFGVRATFFMVGDNVRKYPELYKRILAEGHQVGNHTHNHIGGLRHTVKEYSYNVEKANAYIHSHYVRPPHGWMRMAQYAWLSRKYKIVMWDLVTRDYSKWMTAEDVVHNIKRYARNGSIITFHDSLKSINKLKTALPESLQWLKDQGYEFRIFP; via the coding sequence ATGTTTATAGAGCAACCCGCTATCTATCTGCGCTGGCTCTATCCAAGAGCATACTGGCGAATGGACCGTCGCGTGAAGGCAGTGTATCTGACCTTCGACGACGGTCCTATCCCAGAGGCTACCCCATTTATTCTCGATACCCTGAAAGAGTTTGGTGTGCGTGCCACCTTCTTCATGGTGGGCGACAACGTACGCAAATACCCGGAACTATACAAACGTATTCTGGCTGAGGGCCATCAGGTGGGCAACCATACCCACAACCACATAGGTGGTTTGCGCCATACCGTGAAGGAATACAGCTACAACGTGGAGAAGGCCAACGCCTATATACACAGTCACTATGTGCGTCCACCACACGGTTGGATGCGTATGGCACAGTATGCCTGGCTAAGCAGGAAGTACAAGATTGTGATGTGGGACCTGGTGACCCGCGACTACTCGAAATGGATGACCGCCGAAGATGTGGTGCATAATATAAAGAGGTACGCGCGTAACGGCTCTATCATCACCTTCCACGACTCGCTGAAGAGTATCAACAAACTGAAGACAGCCCTACCAGAGTCGCTACAATGGCTGAAGGATCAGGGCTATGAGTTCCGTATCTTCCCATGA